DNA from Malus sylvestris chromosome 11, drMalSylv7.2, whole genome shotgun sequence:
taaaaacaacattaacttaaatttaaaaattacaacgacttaaatttaatatctataatcaatatcatcttcatcatccgccattgtaggagtatagtcagagGTAAACAATTGCCGCCGAgacataatttctttttttttcctatcaaaataggccttactcattggagtgtaattcgaagtgttcctttccatattcttatcatccatctcttcttgtatttgtttggctcgTTCTTCATGTCTACACTTCCTTTCTTCCGCCTCAAgggcattttgctccgccaGTAATCAAAATGAGGccgccacttcatgttgagcggcgtaatcagaatttgccttgcccttttccctcaaccttcgggccttgtttcgtcccatagccctaggtaaAGAACTTTCGGACGGAgtcggattttctacccttgtttgttgaatggtaggagatccatcttcattcatatctaCAGATGGGGATGCAGCTTCCAAAGAATCCactctatgttgaggtggatcttcaaataacacccaccctttatAAATTTCCTAACAACcgtgaaactgaaagggttttgagctgccctccatatacaattcctccgcttggcgtacctaaaaaatataattaaaaaaattttaggaaattaattcacgaaattaaatgtaatataatgacatataattacaaaaattaaatgtaatataattaaacatttaaaataaactgtaaaaacactaacttcgtcatagtaattggcgccgctttcatgtctacttgctgctgctaatagtgcttgatgccatttattcaaacttggatgaagatgtttcttccatcttgaagaacaactttcgtggtttcgggtattcggtggaatggtgccttcgtagaactctaagtattttttggacacacgagtccaaacacctttacttgtttgagaaatccccctcacactatcttctgagatccatctataagccttgcaaagagcttcatcttcttttcgagtccaagccctacctttcattgcagatgaggccgttttttttgaaaaaaaatgaaggaaatattgaaggaaatattgcaaatgaagtgaagaaatattatagatgaaggaaatattgaaaaattgaaacaaatattatagatgaaggaaatattggaaaatatattgaaggaaatattgaaggaaatattgagaaatatattgaaggaaatattgaaaaatattgaagaaggaaatattgcaaatgaagtgaagaattgaaagaacttcaccatatttatagaagaaaagaaatgtttaaaataaaataaaataaaataaaaaataaaaaaaaacccaacggctagctgCAACGGCTAACTgactcagctagccgttatattcaaaaaaatttcaaactattaaaaaaaaaagaatctctttaatgctgtcggttataaggccatctctaaccgagggctggccagagggctcgtttgagccctctggccctccaagattcccaagatattaatattttaatgaacagtacagggccatatttgcctccatctccaaccgagggccagagggccaaagggctcgttttagccctgtcacaaaaaaccgtctccaaccgagggccaaagggccatagggccaaacataatttattatttaaatttaaaaactacaacaacttaaatttaaaaacaacaacttatatttaaacactacaaattaaatttaaaaactacaaattaaatttaaaaacaacattaacttaaatttaaaaattacaatgacttaaatttaatatccataatcaatatcatcttcatcatccgccattgtaggagtatagtcagagGTAAACAATTGCCGCCGAgacataatttctttttttttcctatcaaaataggccttactcattggagtgtaattcgaagtgttcctttccatattcttatcatccatctcttcttgtatttgtttggctcgTTCTTCATGTCTACACTTCCTTTCTTCCGCCTCAAgggcattttgctccgccaGTAATCGAAATGAGGccgccacttcatgttgagcggcgtaatcagcatttgccttgcccttttcccTCAACCTTCGGGCTTTGTTTCAtcccatagccctaggtaaAGAACTTTCGGACGGAgtcggattttctacccttgtttgttgaatggtaggagatccatcttcattcatatctaCAGATGGGGATGCAGCTTCCAAAGGATCCactctatgttgaggtggatcttcaaataacacccaccctttacaaatttcccaacaaccgtgaaactgaaagggttttgagctgccctccatatacaattcctccgcttggcgtacctagaaaatataattaaaaaaaatttaggaaacTAATTCacgaaattaaatgtaatataatgacatataattacaaaaattaaatgtaatataattaaacatttaaaataaactgaaaaaacactaacttcgtcatagtaattggcgccgctttcatgtctacttgctgctgctaatagtgcttgatgccatttattcaaacttggatgaagatgtttcttccatcttgaagaacaactttcgTGGTTTCGGGTATTCCTTGGAATGGTGCCTTcgtagaactctaagtattttttggacacacgagtccaaacaccttcacttgtttgagaaatccccctcacactatcttctgagatccatctataagccttgcaaaaagcttcatcttcttttcgggtccaagccctacctttcattgcagatgaggccattttttttgaaaaaaaatgaaggaaatattgaaggaaatattgcaaatgaagtgaagaaatattatagatgaatgaaatattgaaaaattgaaacaaatattatagatgaaggaaatattggaaaatatattgaaggaaatattgagaaatatattgaaggaaatattgaaaaatattgaagaaggaaatattgcaaatgaagtgaagaattgaaagaacttcaccatatttatagaagaaaagaaatgtttaaaattaaaaaaaaataaataaaaaaaaaaaaaaccaaacggctagctgactcagctagccgttatattcaaaaaaatttcaaactattattgtcggttataaccgacactaatagtaaaactattaaaaaaaaagaatctctTTAAtgatgtcggttataaccgacatcaataggaaaacattaaaaaaaaaatagccagcccggggctggctggctggccgaaagcagccaaCCCTCCAGCCCttcagccctctccgatcccgtggggccctcccagattccagagccctctggcctagccctcggttggagacagttttagggctattttcggccctttggccctctggacccttcggttagagatggcctaaccgacagcaataggaaaacattaaaaaaaaaaaaagccagccctttagccctccagccctccagccctctccaatcccgtggggccctcccagattccagagccctctggcctagccctcggttggagacggttttagagctattttcggccctctggccctctggacccttcggttagagatgacctTAGTTCACCTTTCTAGTTTCTACCGCAGCTGTAATATGATTTCCAAATCCTAGTTTTCTCGGAGAACTTCGATGTAATTGGATGCCAAATCAACAGTATTTCAGATCAATTATGCATTGTTATGTTAAAGGTACATGATAACATGTAATCGACTTGTGATGCTACCATCGTCGCACCACCGGTGAAAGTAGCCCTTTATTTGGAGACGAGCAATCTAACTCTTATCTACGTATGAGATCTGCTAGTGGGCATAGGACTACAAAAATTGGGATGGAGTTGTCCGGAGAGAAGCCTATCTTTCGAGAGCAACTTGCATGAAATAGATTCACTACCACGTACTATCACGTGGTGCCTCAATTTCTGTATTATTGGATCAAAACGCCACAATAGCAATGAATCCGTTCCACGTAGGTCCTCATCCAATCCCCGAGTCGATGCATAACATCATGAGCATCCTAATTTAAACTCTGCTTGGTGCTGGAAAATTATATAAAGTAAACCCATTTTGCAGATCCGCATAACTATAATACCTAAAAATTGGTAACGAGAAGTTGCCAGAATAACTTATTAGTTCATACGATTTACACGTAAATATTAGCAGCATATTAATACATAAAAAGTAGCCAGGTTTGGTTTGCAATTGCAGTTGCAAATACAGTCAAGTCACCCACCAAAGTCGGTTAGTAGACAGTTAAACAAAAATACACGACCAATGACATGATAATACACTAGTTTGGGACAATGTTATCCCAAATCACCCCAACCAATTTTAGATGTTACTAACTTAAGCAACCGGTGGGCGGAGTACATGATCCTGCGAAGTATCCACCGCGGCAGGTGGCATGAACTGCCACATGGCGACCCCAGGGTAGCCAATGAAAGGCACCATCTTGTTTCCACGAGCTTGGCCTTGAGCAGCAAATGCAGCAGGAATTGCAGGAGGGGGAGGTAAAAAGCCGGGCTGAATATTCATGGATTTAAGTTGCTGTTCCAACTTCTCTTTCTCCGATTTCAGCCTCTGCTTCTCATCGCGAAGTTCATTCTTCTCTGCCTGcacaagggaaaaaaaaaggttttgcaCATTGTCACatcagcagttttttttttaattttatgtaagTCGGTAAGTCCTATCAACTGCTAACACAAAGGCTTACCTTCAATTCCTTGATCTTCTCCTGGAGGCCTGAATTTGTGTCCTTCAACTTTTGGGCTTCACCACGTAATTGATTCACCATTCGTACAGCATCAACcaaaatagcagccttgtccgTCTTGGGGGGCCTTCCAGGCTCCAAAATAGAGCCCAATTCCACAAACCTATTTTCAGTACGTGTCAAGCGATAAGACAAGCCTGCCCCAAAAGAGAGGGGACAGAAGGGGAGACAAATAAACAGcggagaagaaaagagagtaCTTGTCATTTAGCCTATCCCTTCGCAACTTCTCCCTGCATGCCTTGGAGCTTGTTCCACTGCATGATTCAGTTCTGACCCTGCAAGGAGAAAAATGCAACAGACAGAGGAAGACGGCTGGAATaagatgaatttgaaatgaactTACTAGCTTTGATCAACTCACTTGTAATACTAAAATGTAACTTCTAGGCAGTGATTTCCAAGACATGATAATTTGTCAAGATGTGACATGAGGTGTTTTAACacgaaattgaaagaaattaatcATCAGCGATTGAAAAACTGTTCATAGATGATCCAGACAACACTAAGAAATAAGCATGCTTATTAGTGATTGAAGAGCTGATTACAAAATTTCATATAGAATCCTCGACTAAGGCTGCAGTAACACAGATTTATAATCTCTTCCAAGCAGCACAGGCATTCAAAAAAAGGGTCAAATGTGAGAAGGTATAAAGCACAGAACAGAGTCAATGagaacaattttttttgaaGTGGTTACACATTCTGATTTCTTTGATGAGAAAAAGTCAAAGTGTGTACCTCTTTTTCGAGCCAGATTCCTTAAGTCCCTCTGCATCCCCCAATGACCCATCAAGTTCAACACTACAGAATAGATAAAGTCGCCACAGAATAATAAATGAGCAACCATAAACACAACCCAATCTAAAAATGAATGAACATTACGCAATAGAAAAAAAGATCATGATACAAACATCCAAAACATTTCTGAACTCTATCACCTCCAACCGACCAAAAAATACATACAATTAAACCAAACCTTTCTGAGCTCATCAACGTAATAGATGCTCAAATAATGAATCCACAATGTAAACCAAGCCCATGAAGCCTTCTGTAAACAGTCGTTCAAAAAATGGTCCAGCAGTACATGTAAAGGTCATTGCTTAACTGTAACTGTAAAACCTTTATACGGAAATGCAAGAATATACGCATACATGTGTACCACTTTTCAACAGGAACCCTCACTGCAAGAAGAACTGAATGTTACCCCTAAAGTGCAAATCCCCACCACTGAAGTCATCCTCGTCTCTCAGTAGAAAATACCCGAAGACCCCCACAACTCCAACCAACACTAGTACTCAGCAAATGTAATACACTAAAGCTACAATTCATAGAAAAAGATTTCAACCGACATGTTATCTCTCTCACAGTAACTTCCAAGAAAACTTCAAGTTAGTGGACAAGTACTGTTCGTCCCACAAATGTCTCGCTCAAATCCTATAGCACAAGCAGTTGGTCCGTCAAAGCTAGAGATCCCTAAATTGTTGGAGAAGTCACTTCTTTGTTCTTACAAAAGCtgctttttctttctattcAGCCAAACACCTTAAAttcgatatttttttttcccaccAACATAGAACACAGTACAATCTCAAGTCATTCAATCAGTAACCAGCTTGAATCTAAGCCTCTCTCTACACACACTTCCCAGTCCTAACCAGACCCAATtaaccaaacactcaaaaccaCAAGCAAACCAAACAACAGATTGGGaataagacaaaacaaaagtatcTTGAAATTAGCAATTTCCAGCCACTCAGTCccaacccattgaccaaaaagCACGCAATTTCAGAGATTATCCagaaacccaaaaaataaaagcagaattgaaaacccaaaaaataaaaaccctaattcgtCTCGGTCAGATTAATTGCACAAAGCAGGAATTAATCAATAAttagtaagaaaagaaaaaaaaaaaaaaaacagaaaaaatgaAAGTACCTGGCACTGGATGAACCGGCGATGGGCTGAACTGGCCAAGCGAAGTTCCCATCCAGGACAGGGGTATCGTCAATGAGCCCGTAATCGAAGAGCCAATTGGTGTTTTCCGGGGAGGCCATGTTTGGAGGCCGCCGGAAAAAAAATGTTGGTTTTCCGGCTGGGGACTAGTCTATCCTCGAAACGAAAACCGGGGGCGGAGAAGAATCTGTGTGCTGATGATGATGTGGGGATTGATGGCACAGCACAGGTAGAGTGGGTTGCGTGCTGGGTGTGTTTCGTCATTGTCATTGACCCAACATCTCACTCACGCTTCGTGCTGGGTTGCTGGGTTTGGGCCTCCATAATAATGTCGTGGGCTTGGGCTTATTTCAccatgcttttatttattttgtgtaAAACGAAGCTAAGTTTGAAACCCTAGCTAGGGCTGCAAAGTCCTCCATGCACATAAAGATGAGTGAATTCCTTTAGAAGCTAGAGCAAAGAATTCCTATTAAGATTGAGCAAAGTTCTGTTCAAATCCCTTGTTGGAATTTAGTTTGGAATTTAGGTTGTTATCTTGCGGGCCAAGGATTAGTTACTTGCCCATTAAGTATTTGAGTTTGTTTAggatttggtttagggttttagtctAGGGTTTGCTTTGGTCTTTCTCTATATAAAGAcctctttgttttgtttctgattAATTCATTCAATAAAAGCTATGTTTTTCGGTATATTGTTCAATATGGTATCAAGAGCGGGTTAGCTGGACCTATCTCGGTGCCGTTTGTCTGAGTGATTCATGAACTCGTGAGTCTACCCCCAGCACCGGATCACCTTGCACCACTGGACGCTTCCGACTGCAACCTGCTACACCGACTGGAATTTATCTGACTGCAACCTGCTGCACCGACTTGAATTTGCATCTGCTCAGATCGCTGCAATCATCACAGCCAACTGGACCACCGCCACACCGCACCCACCATTTGCCGCACTGCTTCAATTTGCATCTTTACATCTGCATCAGTTTGCATCAGTCGCATCTGCACCTTTGATCTGCATTTGCACCAGGTATCGTGCTCCTTGTTCCTCAGTATTGTCATGGCATCTGCAAAGGATGATTTCTTACAAGCTATTGGTGTGAAATTGAATGGAAATAATTATGTGTATTGGgcatatgtgatgaagaatTTTTTGATTGGAAAAGGTTTGTGGGGCTATGTTTCTGGAATGATTTCTATTCCAAATAACCCTAAAGATGAGAAACATGTTGAATTGGTTGCTGCATGGGAGATGAATAATTCAAAGATTATTACGTGGATTAATAATTCTGTTGATTTGGCTATTGGAATGCAACTGGCTAAGTTCTCAACGTCTAAGGAAGTTTGGGATCACTTGGCAAAGTTGTATACCAAGGCCAATTTTGCTAAGAGGTATCAATTGGAAATGGAGATTCGTACAATCCAGCAAGGTGATAAGAGTATTCAAGTGTTTTACAATGAACTGACTAATCTTTGGGATCAACTTGCATTAACTGAGCCTGAAGAACTCGGCATTGTCAAGCTCTATTGTAAATATAGAGAAGAACAACGTCTTGTTCAGTTTCTAATGCCTCTTCGGGATGAGTTTGAGACACTCCGTAGCTCCATCCTTCATCGAACTCCTCTTCCATCTGTTGATTCTGTTCTTAATGAGTTACAAGCAGAAGAAGTTCGTGTGCAGTCGCATAGGCTCTCTTCATCGTCGTCAAATACTTCAGCATTTGCTGCGGCAAGGTCTCGTAGGGTTGCTATGGATGAGTGTTCTTATTGTAAAGGGAAAGGGCATTGGAAATCCCAATGTCCTAAGTTGTCTCAGCAACATGAACTTCCACAGAAAGGAGGAGCAGCTGCTGTTTTGCATATTGGAACTGATTCAAAATCTGAATCTAGGAAGGATGATTGGACATGGTAGTTTGAAGTTGGCATCGGCATTGACATGGTAGTTTGAAATTGGCATCAGCATTAACATGGTTGTGTTTTGAAGTTGGCATCGGCATTAGCATGGTTGTGTTTTTCGCATTGGCATTAGCACTAGAATTTGGAGTCTTGTATCCACATCTACCTTGCAAACTCATGACTGTGTttcgccatgagtttgacggggggtgttggaatttagTTTGGAATTTAGGTTGTTATCTTGCAGGCCAAGGATTAGCTACTTGCCCATTAAGTATTTGAGTTTGTTTAggatttggtttagggttttagtctAGGGTTTGCTTTGGTCTTTCTCTATATAAAGAcctctttgttttgtttctgattaattaattcaataaaagcTATGTTTTTCGGTATATTGTTCAATATCTCTCCTCGTAGACAAGTTCAAATCCCTCATCGTAGACAAATTTGAATCCCCCGTTGAAGTTCAGTTGAATTTAGTAATGAATATTACTAGTATCAAGAAAAGTATACTCTATTATGGCTCGAATATGGTATGAACTTCCAATTGATATATTAAACAAGGTAGTTGAACATCTCTCACATCTTGATCTTTGTCACATTTCTGCGGTGTGCAGGAGTTGGCGGGCTGTTCCGGAATGGGTTCAACTGAGTGCAAACAGGCAATCATCACCATGCCTACATAGTGTGTCACCTTGGTGCAAGAAGGTAGATGGTAAAATCGTGAAGGCGTTAGAGCTATTTGATCTGTCATATAAACGAACTTATATATTGGAAGCACGCATCTGATAGGAGAAGAAGGGGGAGGGCTCATTGCCAATGCTCGACTTCATTCTTCAAAACACGGTTACTTTTCTCAAAAGTCGAAAATTCGTCCAATAGCAGGAGGACAACATTCTTTTACTTTAATCCCTTCTGCAATCAGGTTCTGGAAATACCTCCGTTAGATTTGTACACGGATGAAAAGGTTTACAACCACTCCAACTTCTCCTGATTGTTTCATCGTTGTCCTAGGGGAAAACATAAGATATCATCAAGGATATCGCTTTATAAGCACATATAACTCGACAGAGAAGAGTTGGAGTTGTATACGTGGAAATTATGATTTTGATCAAACTGAATCTAGTAGCATATGTGGATGGAATTTTATATTATGTCTATGGTGTGGcgatactttttttttcatttacctTGGGTGCCTTCGATGTTTCACTTCAAGCCTAGAAACATTTAACATTGTATAACCTACGTGCCAAGACATCATTTTCTCTATAATCCAGTGGAACATATTATTTGGCTGAGTCTGATGGGGAGCTCTTATTGGCGTTTTATTGTGTCGAAAATTATCATCCGATTAGGTTTTGGTATGTTTTCCAGTTTGATTCATCTCCAAAATTTTTGGAGTTGAGTGAGTTGAAAGTTTGGGAAATTGAGTAGTGTTTATATTATGCTGGCCTAACCTATTCAAAACATCGAAAGCAATTGTGAATCCAGCAGTGGGGGAGGCTACTGAATTTGCAAACGTGATAGTTTATCGTAGCTTGGAGGATCGGTACGAGTCTTATACTACAAAGGGGAAGGCAGGTGGGCATTTCATCAAAAGTACTAGAGAGAAGGCTTGGTTTCAATTCAACCCCTTAGATATATGGTCAGGCTCAATTGTCTATCTAAATTTTATTCACCTATATATTATGTCGTATTACGGACattattttcttctaatgaggaaaggggatcgtataacttgtaaggattgcaaagttataccgggagagagcttggctaatcaacatcgcttgttggtgatggatgtacatatcaaaagagagaaaaaagaacaagacttggaagtgcccaaggactagatggtggaatctaaaaggagaaaaacaagccattttcaaagagaaagtaatcacctagtgtgggtgggata
Protein-coding regions in this window:
- the LOC126590864 gene encoding uncharacterized protein LOC126590864 isoform X2, with translation MASSAMKGRAWTRKEDEALCKAYRWISEDSVRGISQTSKGVWTRVSKKYLEFYEGTIPPNTRNHESCSSRWKKHLHPSLNKWHQALLAAASRHESGANYYDEVRQAEELYMEGSSKPFQFHGC
- the LOC126590757 gene encoding transcription factor ILR3-like, coding for MASPENTNWLFDYGLIDDTPVLDGNFAWPVQPIAGSSSASVELDGSLGDAEGLKESGSKKRVRTESCSGTSSKACREKLRRDRLNDKFVELGSILEPGRPPKTDKAAILVDAVRMVNQLRGEAQKLKDTNSGLQEKIKELKAEKNELRDEKQRLKSEKEKLEQQLKSMNIQPGFLPPPPAIPAAFAAQGQARGNKMVPFIGYPGVAMWQFMPPAAVDTSQDHVLRPPVA
- the LOC126590864 gene encoding uncharacterized protein LOC126590864 isoform X1, coding for MASSAMKGRAWTRKEDEAFCKAYRWISEDSVRGISQTSEGVWTRVSKKYLEFYEGTIPPNTRNHESCSSRWKKHLHPSLNKWHQALLAAASRHESGANYYDEVRQAEELYMEGSSKPFQFHGC